The genomic interval GCGAGCATCAGCGTGCGGAGATGCTTGGCGAACAGGCCGAGCAGTTGAAGACACGCTTCAACGATGCGTTTTGGTGCGCGGACATCCAGGACTTTGCCTTGGCGTTGGACGGGGAGAAACGTCCTTGTTGCGTGCCTGCATCGAATGCCGGGCATGCGCTGTTCACCGGCATTGCTAGTACCGAACACGCAAAGAGCGTGGCGGAAATCCTGCTCAGTGAAGACTCGTTCAACGGCTGGGGTGTGCGCACCATCGCCCAAAGTGCGGCGCGCTACAATCCGATGTCCTATCACAACGGCTCGGTGTGGCCGCATGACAACGGCATCATCGCCATGGGGCTCGCCCGTTACGGATTCAAGGACCAGGCGCTCGCGATCTTCACCGGGCTGTTTCAAGCGAGTACTACCATGGATCTTTACCGTCTGCCCGAGCTGTTCTGCGGTTTTCCTCGTCGCCCCGGACAAGGCCCAACGCAGTACCCGGTGGCATGCTCTCCCCAGGCCTGGGCGAGCGGGGCTCCCTTCCATCTGCTACAGGCATTGCTGGGATTGACATTCCATGGGGAGAAGCCGCAATTGCGTATCTATCGTCCCTTGCTGCCCGATTATTTGGACTGGCTGCAAATCAAGAATTTGAGGGTGGGAAATGCCGTCCTCGATCTCGGTTTTAGCCGCCATGACCGGGATGTAGCCGTCAACGTATTGCGCAAGGAAGGCGACGTGGACGTGGCGGCCATCTTTTGAAAAGTTCGCGTGACGGTCGCATGGACGTGGCCGCCGTTGCGCGGTTATGTAACCCGGCGCTACGTGTGGAATGCTGACAGCCCGCCGGCAATGCGAGCATTGCTGCTCGCATTGCCGTCATCGGGTTACACAGGGCTCAACGAAAAAAATCGTCTATGCCCCATCCGGACGCTATGGATCAACCTCTCCGATCTGATCTCTACGTCCCTTGCTCCGCCATCCCTGCGATCTTGTCCCTGACGGACTCCGCATGTTTTTGACACTGGTCGTAAACGTTAGGGTCCTGCTTCAGAGTCTTACACTCCTGATTCAGCGTCACGTACTGCTGAAGCGCCAGTGCTTGGAAATATTCGCCACGATCCATGTGCTCTCCCTGCTTCGCTCCGATCCATCCGTTGCTCGGTGATCCTCCTCGCTGGTTTGAGGAGCCCTGGAGCTGGCCTTGCTGTCCGCTCCCTGCGCCAAACCCTTGTTGCTGTGACGGTTGCTGGCCTTGGCCTTGCCCGGCGCTAGGTTGTTGCCCTTCGCGTCCTTGGCCCGACGAACCGAAAAACTCTTTAACCTCCGAAACCGTTTCTTTAACGGCTGAACTCATTTTGTCGATCGGCCCTTCCTTCTGTCCCGAAAACTGCCCTTGTGATTGATCAGACGCGGAACCTTGCGGCCCATATTGGCCTTGGGGCTGCTGCTGGCCGCCCTGGAACGATCCCTGGCCAGATTGGCCTTGTTGGCCGCCCGTACCTTGCTGCCAAGATTGGCCTTGGGGCTGCTGCTGGCCGCCCTGGAACGATCCCTGGCCAGATTGCCCTTGTTGACCGTGGAACTGCTGGCCTTGGGTGGTTCCTTGCTGTCCGAAATTTTGGCCACCCTGTCCACTGCCTGCGCCAGAGCTTTGCTGGGCGAAATCCTGGCCATGTCTAGCTTCAAAACCTTGCTGCAATGGATTCTGGCCTTGAGTAACGCCCCCTTGTTGCCCTTGCCCCATGCTTTGTCCCTGTGGCTGCTGGCCCTCGCGTCCTTGGTTCGACGAACCGAAAAACTCTTTAGCGTCCGCAACTGTTTCTTTAACGGCTGAGGTCATTTTGTCGATCGGCCCTTTCTGCTGTCCCGACCCGGACGCGGAACCTTGTGCCCCTTGCTCCGAGCCTTGGGCTTGGGTGAGCAGATTGTCGCGCGTCGATTGGGCCTTCTGCAGGCAAGATTCGTAGCCTTGTGGTTGGCTATGTTTCAGCGTATCGCATTCCTGCTTCTGGAGCGCGTATTCAATCTTCGCTCGGTCCGTCCGGAGGTCCGATCCTTGGGTAGCCAGCGCTTGGGGGAGAGAGAGGCCAGCAACGCCCACAAACGCTGCTACGGCACTCACTTTCCCTATTCCGTATCTTAATTTTAACCTTGACATAGATTCCTCCACGAATTGTGTAACATTGAAGTCACCACGCAGCGGCAGCGTATCGCTACCGCATCCCCATCACGCCTATCTACGCTCGCGGAATGTGACACAAGGTCGAGTTGGACCCCATTCAGCTTGGAGTAGAGAACGGCGTGATGACATTGCTGCTCAAGCATCATGCCGAAAAAAAACCATGAGGATAATCAGCCCGTTGCTGCCGCCGCTGAGATCAATGGTTGTAAGAGATACCGACATCCCTTCATGACATCGGTAGAATTTGCAGCCGCATGGCGCGGCGGTTCAGTATTCGACCGGAGCCAGAGCGCAATGCGGTAGGTGCAGGCCGCCAATTGCAGGGGACCGAGCGCACCATCCGGATCCTCAGGAGGTCCATGTATCTGGCTTATCGGCCAGAGGTCATTCCCGGCGCTTCAGTGAGATAGCCCTTGCGTGTCAACCCTCATGATGCGCTTTATGATACGCGTGAGTAAGGCCTGGAGTTGCCCGGCGGCCGCGGCTTGAGGTAGAGCACCGCGAGCGGCGGAAGCCTGAGCACGAGCGAATGGTAGCGCCCGTGGGCCGCTACTGGCGCCGCCTCCACGCCGCCCAGGTTGCCCTGGCCACCGCCGCCGTAACAGGCGGCATCGCTGTTCATGCACTCCTCCCAGTAGCCTCCCAGGGGCACGCCCACCCGGTAGTTGTCGCGGACGACAGGCGTCGCGTTGCAGACCACGAGCAGCCACTCCCCCTGCGCGCTCTTGCGCAGGAAACTGATGACGCTCACCTCCGCATCGTTGCAGTCCACCCACTGGAACCCATCCTGGCTGAAGTCGCGTTCGAAGAGCGCCGGGTGGGCACGATAGCAGCGGTTCAGATCCCCCACCCACTGCTTGATCCCCGCGTGCAGCGGATACTCGAGCACATGCCATTCGAGGCTTGCATCGTGATTCCACTCCCACTTCTGCCCGAACTCGCACCCCATGAAGAGCAGCTTCTTGCCGGGGTGCGCCCACATATACCCATAGAGCAGGCGCAGGTTCGCGAACTGCTGCCATTCATCGCCCGGCATCTTGCCGATGAGCGCGCCCTTGCCGTAGACGACCTCATCGTGCGAGAGCGGCAGGACGAAATTCTCGTGAAAGGCGTACCAGATGCTGAAGGTCAACTGGTGATGGTGGTACCTGCGATGGATGGCCTCGCGGGCGAAATAGCCGAGAGTGTCGTGCATCCAGCCCATGTTCCACTTCATACCGAAACCAAGCCCCCCGACGTGGACTGGCCGGGAGACCATCGGCCAGGCGGTGGATTCCTCGGCCGTGATTTGCGTATCGGAGTGATCGCGATAGGCGCTTTCGTTCAGCATTCGCAGGAAACGGATCGCGTCCAAATCCTCGTTACCGCCGTACTGGTTCGGAACCCATTCGCCGTCGGGCCGCCCGTAATCGAGATAGAGCATGGAGGCAACGGCGTCCACGCGCAGCCCATCCACATGGTATTTATCCAGCCAGAAGAGGGCGCTTGAGAGCAAAAACGCCCGCACCTCGTGCCGGCCATAGTTG from Pseudomonadota bacterium carries:
- the glgB gene encoding 1,4-alpha-glucan branching protein GlgB produces the protein MSENVTPKKTVPKKGEKASSVLTNHDIYLLREGTHGRLYEKLGAHSLEAASGGGVRFAVWAPNAEKVSAVGEFNDWRPGIDPLAPREDESGIWEGVVPMAAPGQRYKYHVRSRFNNYRVSKADPFAFCCETPPGTASIIGDLAYSWGDKEWMHARAAKNALDAPLSIYEVHLGSWRRIPEEDNRSLSYREMARRLADYVQETGFTHVEFLPPMEHPFYGSWGYQTTGYFAPTARYGSPQDFMYLIDHLHQRGIGVILDWVPSHFPGDEHGLRYFDGTCLYEHSDPKRGYHPEWHSYIFNYGRHEVRAFLLSSALFWLDKYHVDGLRVDAVASMLYLDYGRPDGEWVPNQYGGNEDLDAIRFLRMLNESAYRDHSDTQITAEESTAWPMVSRPVHVGGLGFGMKWNMGWMHDTLGYFAREAIHRRYHHHQLTFSIWYAFHENFVLPLSHDEVVYGKGALIGKMPGDEWQQFANLRLLYGYMWAHPGKKLLFMGCEFGQKWEWNHDASLEWHVLEYPLHAGIKQWVGDLNRCYRAHPALFERDFSQDGFQWVDCNDAEVSVISFLRKSAQGEWLLVVCNATPVVRDNYRVGVPLGGYWEECMNSDAACYGGGGQGNLGGVEAAPVAAHGRYHSLVLRLPPLAVLYLKPRPPGNSRPYSRVS